A window of Campylobacter concisus contains these coding sequences:
- a CDS encoding proline--tRNA ligase — MRFSKFYAPTTKEAPKDASLPSHKFLIRGGFVEQIGSGLYNYLPLGKIMHEKISRIAREEMDEAGALEVSFSVVTSGELWKQSGRYNVFGKELLRFKDRKENDFVISPTNEEAAVALVRGKVTSYKQLPLNLYQINTKFRDEARPRFGLLRGREFTMKDAYSFHSSKEDLKREFDLMEATYSKIFTRLGLNFRAVEADSGAIGGSGSKEFMVLASNGEDDILCCEACKYAANIEAARRKARTTDAEAPEADAAKFKTPDTKTIKGVAEFFKVSEFYCIKAVIKKAIYEDKEEVVVFFVRGDDELQETKAQNACNALELVDASEEEIIKAGLVAGFCGPVGLKDVKFYIDNELKGANNMICGANEKDYHFVGVSVSGFNEERFKDLVKVKEGDKCPECGGNLKLSKGIEVGHIFQLGDKYSAAMNATYLDENGKAKPFLMGCYGIGISRLIAVMIEASHDEKGCIWKKECAPFDVEIIISNLKDEEGVKFAFELYESLKKAGVSVIIDDRNERFGVKMNDFELIGFPYALLVGKEFANGKVEFITRDGLSKETIDANKAFKKIKESL; from the coding sequence ATGAGATTTAGTAAATTTTATGCACCAACGACCAAAGAAGCACCAAAAGACGCCTCTTTGCCAAGTCATAAATTTTTAATAAGAGGTGGATTTGTCGAGCAGATAGGCTCTGGTCTTTATAACTATCTACCGCTTGGAAAGATCATGCATGAGAAAATTTCTCGCATCGCGCGAGAGGAGATGGATGAGGCTGGTGCGCTAGAGGTTAGCTTTAGCGTGGTTACTTCAGGCGAGCTTTGGAAGCAAAGTGGACGTTATAATGTCTTTGGCAAGGAGCTTTTGCGCTTTAAAGATAGAAAAGAAAATGACTTTGTTATAAGCCCTACAAACGAAGAGGCAGCCGTTGCTTTGGTGCGTGGCAAGGTGACTAGCTATAAGCAGCTACCACTAAATTTATACCAGATAAATACTAAATTTCGTGACGAAGCAAGACCACGCTTTGGCTTGCTAAGAGGGCGAGAATTTACGATGAAAGATGCTTATAGCTTTCACTCTAGCAAAGAGGATTTAAAGCGTGAGTTTGACCTTATGGAGGCAACTTATAGTAAAATTTTCACTCGTTTAGGGCTAAATTTTAGAGCTGTTGAGGCTGATAGTGGAGCTATCGGTGGTAGCGGCAGTAAAGAATTTATGGTGCTTGCAAGTAATGGCGAAGATGACATCCTTTGCTGTGAGGCTTGCAAATACGCTGCAAATATAGAGGCTGCTAGAAGGAAAGCTAGAACAACCGATGCTGAAGCGCCAGAGGCTGACGCGGCTAAATTTAAAACGCCAGATACAAAGACTATAAAAGGTGTGGCAGAATTTTTTAAAGTTAGCGAGTTTTACTGTATAAAAGCTGTTATTAAAAAAGCTATTTATGAAGACAAAGAAGAAGTTGTGGTCTTTTTTGTAAGAGGTGATGACGAGCTTCAAGAGACAAAGGCACAAAATGCTTGTAATGCGCTCGAACTTGTCGATGCTAGCGAAGAAGAGATTATAAAAGCTGGGCTTGTGGCTGGATTTTGCGGACCGGTTGGGCTAAAGGATGTAAAATTTTACATAGACAACGAGCTAAAAGGCGCAAATAATATGATATGCGGTGCCAACGAAAAGGATTACCACTTTGTTGGCGTTAGTGTTAGCGGATTTAACGAAGAGAGATTTAAAGACCTTGTAAAGGTAAAAGAGGGCGATAAATGCCCAGAGTGTGGCGGAAATTTAAAACTTAGTAAGGGCATAGAAGTCGGTCACATCTTTCAGCTGGGCGATAAATATTCAGCTGCGATGAATGCGACATATCTTGATGAAAACGGCAAGGCTAAGCCATTTTTGATGGGTTGCTACGGCATTGGCATTAGTAGGCTGATCGCTGTGATGATAGAGGCTAGCCACGATGAGAAGGGCTGCATCTGGAAAAAAGAGTGCGCACCGTTTGACGTGGAGATTATCATCTCAAATTTAAAAGATGAAGAGGGTGTAAAATTTGCATTTGAGCTTTATGAGAGCCTTAAAAAAGCTGGCGTTAGTGTCATCATCGACGATAGAAACGAGAGATTTGGCGTTAAGATGAATGATTTTGAGCTTATCGGCTTTCCTTATGCGCTGCTCGTGGGTAAAGAATTTGCAAATGGTAAGGTTGAGTTTATAACAAGAGATGGTTTAAGCAAAGAAACGATCGACGCAAACAAAGCCTTTAAAAAGATAAAAGAAAGCTTATGA
- a CDS encoding AAA family ATPase, translating to MQIDIKNIGLIKNASINLNGLTIIAGENDSGKSTIGKLLFSIVKAFSRHKEEFEEDRESNIRNIVDNIYFRLRRKTNFDENIEIRKLFHPMYFLDDINLKGIEAVNDRIEEIEKNNIDSSIHDLLVKLKKILVQEDNEIDSIRNAFKKISYSEFSDDIINRKSKEANVVITENANSILEIKISNNNTCDVHLYDDLLFNDATIIETPMVLNYQESIYKARAFFEPRDKDEILRSLGVANIPLHVKDLDMKLRGSIYGSRDSNKHKTSSDIDNVVNGRVLYNHRKREFEFARKNNDIYQILNVASGIKAFGILQMLINGNFMDGRSLLIIDEPEVHLHPKWQLEYVKVIVEICKIYDSKVIITTHSPYIIDAFETYSKENTEFYTSIRNEEDGSYNIEKVDNMNIIYEKLHEPFLNLEEDSLKDFKW from the coding sequence ATGCAAATAGATATAAAAAATATAGGATTAATAAAAAATGCTTCTATAAATCTTAATGGATTAACTATTATAGCAGGTGAAAATGATAGTGGAAAAAGTACAATAGGAAAGCTTTTATTTTCAATAGTAAAGGCCTTCAGTAGACATAAAGAAGAGTTTGAAGAAGATAGAGAAAGCAATATTAGAAATATAGTAGATAATATATACTTTAGGCTAAGACGTAAAACTAATTTTGATGAAAATATTGAAATAAGAAAATTGTTTCATCCAATGTATTTTCTTGATGATATAAATTTGAAAGGTATTGAGGCAGTAAATGATAGAATAGAAGAAATTGAAAAAAATAATATTGATAGCTCAATACATGATTTACTTGTTAAATTAAAAAAAATCCTAGTGCAAGAGGATAATGAGATAGATAGCATTAGGAATGCTTTCAAAAAAATATCTTATTCTGAATTTTCAGATGATATTATTAATAGAAAAAGCAAGGAGGCCAATGTTGTAATAACTGAGAATGCAAACAGTATACTTGAAATAAAAATATCAAATAATAATACTTGTGATGTTCATTTATATGACGATTTGCTTTTTAATGATGCGACTATTATAGAGACACCTATGGTGTTAAACTATCAAGAGAGTATATATAAGGCAAGAGCCTTTTTTGAACCCAGAGATAAAGATGAAATATTAAGAAGTCTTGGCGTAGCAAATATTCCATTACATGTAAAAGACCTTGATATGAAATTAAGAGGGTCTATTTATGGTAGCAGGGATAGCAATAAACATAAAACTAGTTCCGATATAGACAATGTTGTTAATGGGAGAGTGCTATACAATCATAGGAAGCGCGAATTTGAATTTGCAAGAAAAAATAATGATATTTATCAAATTCTAAACGTTGCCAGTGGAATAAAAGCTTTTGGTATTTTACAAATGCTTATCAACGGTAATTTTATGGATGGTCGAAGTTTGCTAATTATTGATGAGCCGGAAGTGCATTTGCACCCTAAATGGCAACTCGAGTATGTGAAAGTAATAGTTGAAATTTGTAAAATTTATGATTCCAAAGTTATTATAACCACTCATAGCCCTTATATAATTGATGCTTTTGAAACATATTCTAAAGAAAATACGGAATTTTATACCTCAATAAGAAATGAAGAAGACGGTAGCTATAATATTGAGAAGGTAGATAATATGAATATTATATATGAAAAGTTGCATGAACCTTTTTTAAATCTAGAAGAAGACTCTTTGAAAGATTTTAAATGGTAG
- a CDS encoding menaquinone biosynthesis decarboxylase: MDYIKLLKENNLLRVIDEPTDIDLEIAHASYIEVKRESSQALLFTNPVCKKTGRKFTPVLTNIYGSKRALELIFGLKPDEIAAEIEKLLKPKKPKNFKEKLDFLAYLFNMRKIFTKRLKGEGECQQVKFIGEEADLLSLPALKTWPYDGGAFITMGQVYTQSLDGNLQNLGMYRLQIYDKNRLGMHWQIHKDGANFFHEYKRAGKKMPVSVAIGGDPLYIWCGQAPLPKGVFELLFYGFIRKEPARLVKSLTNEIYVPYDADYVIEGFVDTAKCELEGPFGDHTGFYTPIEPFPVMDVTAITSKHEPVFHATVVGKPPLEDKYMGWATERVFLPLLRTTVPELLDYNMPENGVFHNLILAKINTLYPAHAKQAMHAFWGVGQMSFVKHAIFVGADAPELKDYDEFTSFVLNRFGSQSVLISQGVCDQLDHASPNSCFGGKLGVDATQDFCKFSPVVLSDSELLAKFQSVTPNVKELKQFKTDTKTPICVVKFEKDCVVKELFDKLLTFREFFKLLIVVDMQNHLENPYMLLWRVTNNIDALRDIFIDGENFCVDATSKDGREGYTRGWPLQTDCDREVVAGLVKRGIVKDEPELFKKFEIFG, from the coding sequence ATGGACTACATCAAGCTTTTAAAAGAAAATAATCTACTTCGTGTTATCGATGAGCCAACAGATATTGATCTTGAGATCGCACACGCTAGCTATATCGAGGTCAAGCGTGAGAGCTCGCAAGCGCTACTTTTTACAAACCCAGTCTGCAAAAAAACTGGGCGTAAATTTACCCCAGTGCTTACAAATATCTATGGCTCAAAACGCGCGCTTGAGCTTATCTTTGGGCTAAAGCCTGATGAGATCGCAGCCGAGATAGAAAAGCTTTTAAAGCCCAAAAAACCTAAAAATTTCAAAGAAAAGCTTGATTTTTTAGCCTATCTTTTTAATATGAGAAAAATTTTTACTAAAAGGCTAAAAGGTGAGGGCGAGTGCCAGCAGGTAAAATTTATAGGTGAGGAGGCTGATCTTTTGAGTCTACCTGCGCTAAAGACATGGCCATATGATGGTGGTGCTTTTATTACAATGGGGCAGGTTTATACGCAAAGCTTGGATGGAAATTTGCAAAATTTAGGCATGTATAGACTGCAAATTTATGACAAAAACCGCCTTGGCATGCACTGGCAGATCCACAAAGACGGTGCAAATTTCTTTCATGAATACAAGCGCGCTGGTAAAAAGATGCCAGTCTCTGTGGCAATCGGCGGCGATCCACTCTACATCTGGTGCGGCCAAGCGCCGCTGCCAAAGGGCGTCTTTGAGCTGCTATTTTATGGCTTCATCCGTAAAGAGCCAGCAAGGCTTGTAAAGTCGCTCACTAATGAAATTTACGTCCCGTACGATGCAGACTACGTAATAGAGGGCTTTGTGGATACGGCTAAGTGCGAGCTTGAGGGGCCATTTGGCGATCATACCGGCTTTTATACGCCTATTGAACCTTTTCCGGTGATGGATGTAACGGCGATAACTAGCAAGCATGAGCCAGTATTTCACGCAACTGTGGTTGGAAAGCCGCCACTTGAGGATAAATATATGGGCTGGGCGACTGAGCGGGTTTTTTTGCCGCTTTTGCGAACGACCGTGCCTGAACTACTGGACTACAATATGCCTGAAAATGGTGTTTTTCACAACCTAATCTTAGCCAAGATAAATACGCTCTATCCAGCTCATGCAAAGCAGGCTATGCACGCATTTTGGGGCGTTGGGCAGATGAGTTTTGTAAAACATGCCATTTTTGTTGGAGCCGATGCGCCTGAGCTTAAAGATTATGATGAATTTACTAGCTTTGTTCTAAATCGTTTTGGTAGTCAGAGTGTGCTAATAAGCCAAGGCGTGTGCGATCAGCTTGATCATGCTAGTCCAAATTCGTGTTTTGGTGGCAAACTCGGCGTAGATGCGACGCAAGACTTTTGTAAATTTAGCCCTGTGGTTTTAAGCGACAGCGAGCTTTTGGCTAAATTTCAAAGCGTTACGCCAAATGTAAAAGAGCTTAAGCAGTTTAAAACGGATACCAAAACGCCTATTTGTGTGGTGAAATTTGAAAAAGATTGTGTGGTAAAAGAGCTTTTTGACAAGCTTTTGACATTTAGAGAATTTTTCAAACTCCTTATCGTTGTGGATATGCAAAATCACCTTGAAAACCCATATATGCTACTTTGGCGTGTGACAAATAATATCGATGCTTTGCGCGATATTTTCATAGATGGTGAAAATTTCTGCGTAGATGCTACTAGTAAAGATGGGCGCGAAGGATATACTAGAGGCTGGCCGCTACAAACGGATTGTGACCGCGAAGTGGTTGCTGGTCTAGTTAAGCGCGGCATAGTAAAAGACGAGCCAGAGTTATTTAAAAAATTTGAAATATTTGGCTAG
- a CDS encoding FxsA family protein, protein MRFFAFLFFLIEAIFIYLFVDKFGFLNYFLEVLVSGFVGIALLFNAGFSSLNSPQVAFKSFLNGNLFSQLGLSFGGALLFLPGILTDIFGIAVVVFSLVFKKNAAKNESYQEFKFQNFSEQGSKKDEGEIIDVEVIEEPKRVN, encoded by the coding sequence ATGAGATTTTTCGCATTTTTATTTTTTTTGATAGAAGCGATATTTATCTATCTTTTTGTTGATAAATTTGGCTTTTTAAACTACTTTCTTGAGGTGCTGGTCTCTGGATTTGTGGGCATCGCACTTCTTTTTAATGCTGGATTTTCTAGCTTAAATTCGCCTCAAGTGGCGTTTAAAAGCTTTCTTAACGGAAATTTATTTAGCCAGTTAGGACTTAGTTTTGGCGGAGCGCTGCTCTTTTTGCCAGGAATTTTAACGGATATTTTTGGCATAGCCGTGGTCGTTTTTTCTTTAGTATTTAAGAAAAATGCAGCGAAAAATGAGAGCTATCAGGAGTTTAAATTTCAAAATTTTAGCGAGCAGGGTAGTAAAAAAGATGAGGGCGAGATCATCGACGTTGAGGTTATCGAAGAGCCAAAAAGAGTAAATTAG
- the hemC gene encoding hydroxymethylbilane synthase — translation MKEIKIATRKSILALWQSEHIKARIESKHNDIKVELIGMKTKGDVILDTPLAKIGGKGLFTKELEDSMLKGETDIAVHSLKDVPVVFPKGLKLAAICSREDTRDAMISEKFTKFSDLPHGAKVGTTSLRRKMQLLIMRPDLEIISLRGNVQTRLRKLKEGEFDAIILAMAGINRLNIKAEVAHIYTFGFDEMIPAMGQGALGVEARDEKKILDEISFLNDENAVIETTIERDFVSVLEGGCQVPIGISARLKGDEISIDAIVGLPDGSEYIKDSLKTSKDKFQSIGKELAHKFIEKGAKELLKRAEEMA, via the coding sequence ATGAAAGAGATAAAAATAGCAACTAGAAAGAGTATCTTAGCTCTTTGGCAAAGCGAGCATATTAAAGCTAGAATAGAATCAAAACATAACGATATAAAAGTTGAGCTTATTGGCATGAAGACAAAGGGCGACGTGATTCTTGATACGCCACTTGCGAAGATCGGTGGTAAGGGGCTTTTTACAAAAGAGCTTGAAGATAGCATGCTAAAAGGCGAGACTGACATCGCGGTGCATAGCCTAAAGGACGTGCCAGTAGTCTTTCCAAAAGGGCTTAAACTAGCGGCCATTTGCTCACGCGAGGATACAAGAGATGCGATGATAAGTGAGAAATTTACTAAATTTAGCGACCTACCGCACGGCGCAAAAGTCGGCACAACGAGCCTACGCCGCAAGATGCAGCTACTTATCATGAGGCCTGATCTTGAGATCATCTCGCTTCGTGGAAATGTGCAAACTAGACTTAGAAAGCTAAAAGAGGGTGAATTTGACGCGATCATTTTGGCGATGGCTGGCATAAATCGCTTAAATATCAAGGCTGAAGTGGCACATATCTACACATTTGGTTTTGACGAGATGATACCTGCAATGGGGCAGGGTGCTCTTGGGGTAGAGGCTAGAGATGAGAAGAAAATTTTAGATGAGATCTCTTTTTTAAACGACGAAAATGCAGTCATAGAAACGACCATAGAGCGTGACTTTGTAAGCGTTTTAGAGGGTGGCTGCCAAGTGCCAATAGGCATAAGTGCAAGGCTAAAAGGTGATGAAATTTCTATCGATGCGATCGTTGGCCTACCTGATGGAAGCGAGTATATAAAAGATAGCTTAAAGACTAGCAAAGATAAATTTCAAAGCATCGGCAAAGAGCTAGCGCATAAATTTATAGAAAAAGGGGCGAAAGAGCTTTTGAAACGCGCTGAAGAGATGGCGTAG